Proteins co-encoded in one Candidatus Eisenbacteria bacterium genomic window:
- a CDS encoding GNAT family N-acetyltransferase: MIRFERRRNLDVPRLGALFAAAWGSPKPGYERVLAHSFTWVTASSGDDLVGFVNVAWDGDVHFFLLDTTVHPDWRRRGIGRRLVQEAIEACRGHGEWLHVDSDEELMAGFYQRCGFEATPAGLVDLTK; encoded by the coding sequence GTGATCCGGTTCGAAAGGCGCCGGAATCTCGACGTGCCAAGGCTCGGCGCCCTCTTTGCGGCAGCTTGGGGCTCGCCCAAACCGGGCTATGAGCGAGTGCTCGCCCACAGCTTCACGTGGGTGACCGCCTCGAGCGGCGATGACCTAGTCGGATTCGTGAACGTGGCCTGGGACGGCGACGTGCATTTCTTCTTGCTCGATACCACGGTGCATCCGGACTGGCGGCGGAGGGGCATCGGGCGTCGCTTGGTTCAGGAAGCGATCGAAGCCTGCCGGGGTCACGGCGAATGGCTCCACGTCGATTCGGACGAGGAGTTGATGGCCGGGTTCTACCAGCGTTGCGGCTTCGAAGCGACCCCAGCCGGGTTGGTGGACCTCACAAAGTAG
- the efp gene encoding elongation factor P, translated as MIPATQIKVGMVVLHDGKPCRVTNVLHVTPGNWRGMVHAKMVNLVTGSQVEYRFRSEDKVERADLDHHPLQYLYRSGDDFTFMNTENYEMVNVPRDHLGDAVNYLVDGMTVEMSYFEGKPVGVDVPMFVELEIVETDPVLKGATISSSPKIAKMNTGLVTKVPQHMGIGDRVKIDTRDGSFVERV; from the coding sequence GTGATTCCAGCGACTCAGATCAAGGTCGGCATGGTCGTTCTCCATGACGGGAAGCCCTGCCGCGTAACGAACGTGCTCCACGTGACGCCAGGGAACTGGCGCGGGATGGTGCACGCCAAGATGGTCAATCTCGTAACCGGAAGCCAGGTGGAGTACCGGTTCCGCTCCGAGGACAAGGTGGAGCGGGCCGATCTGGACCACCATCCGCTCCAGTACCTCTACCGGTCGGGAGACGACTTCACCTTCATGAACACCGAGAACTACGAGATGGTGAACGTGCCGCGCGACCACCTGGGGGACGCGGTCAACTACCTCGTGGACGGGATGACGGTGGAGATGAGCTACTTCGAAGGAAAGCCCGTCGGGGTGGATGTGCCAATGTTCGTGGAGCTCGAGATCGTGGAGACCGACCCCGTGCTCAAGGGCGCGACCATCTCTTCGTCCCCGAAGATCGCCAAGATGAACACGGGGCTCGTCACCAAGGTGCCGCAGCACATGGGCATCGGGGACCGCGTGAAGATCGACACTCGCGACGGGAGCTTCGTCGAGCGGGTGTAG
- a CDS encoding NAD(P)/FAD-dependent oxidoreductase, whose translation MPRSEQLDALILGGGMAGLTAALWLRGFSLRALILEEAPSPGGQLHEIYAPIQDYPLAMGCDGQRFASLVLEDARRANLNILAGSPVTRISARRRWAERGGERFGARALLVATGLRRRWLGIPGERELLGRGVSHSANRDRVRYARKPVVVIGGGTAAVEDALLCAEIGCDVTLLHRSTRFRARTDFLARAREDRRIRIVPSAEVRRIAGEDHVEEVHFRTRGSRTTRVVKADAVFVRIGWEPRTELLRGQVSLDRAGYVRARAGGGTTLPGVFAAGDVCSPLWPSIANAAGQGAAAAWEIARYLGRVKG comes from the coding sequence ATGCCCCGAAGCGAACAGCTCGACGCGTTGATCCTGGGCGGCGGCATGGCGGGGCTTACCGCCGCGCTCTGGCTCCGCGGATTCAGTCTCCGGGCCCTGATCCTCGAGGAAGCGCCGAGCCCCGGCGGCCAGCTCCACGAGATCTACGCCCCGATTCAGGATTATCCGCTGGCCATGGGCTGCGACGGCCAACGCTTCGCCTCACTCGTGCTCGAGGATGCGCGGCGCGCGAATCTGAATATTCTCGCCGGCTCCCCGGTGACCAGGATTTCCGCACGCAGGCGCTGGGCCGAGCGCGGCGGTGAGCGCTTCGGCGCGCGGGCGCTCCTGGTCGCGACCGGATTGAGGCGCCGGTGGCTGGGGATTCCCGGGGAGCGCGAGCTCTTGGGACGCGGGGTGAGCCACTCCGCCAACCGGGATCGCGTGCGCTACGCGAGAAAGCCGGTCGTCGTGATCGGAGGGGGTACCGCGGCCGTCGAAGACGCGCTTCTTTGCGCGGAGATCGGCTGCGACGTCACCCTTCTTCATCGCTCCACGCGATTTCGCGCGCGAACCGATTTCTTGGCGCGCGCCCGTGAGGATCGGCGAATCCGGATCGTCCCGAGCGCGGAGGTGCGGCGGATCGCCGGCGAGGATCACGTCGAGGAGGTGCACTTCCGCACGAGGGGTTCGAGAACGACGCGAGTCGTGAAGGCGGACGCGGTGTTCGTGCGGATCGGCTGGGAGCCGAGGACGGAGCTCCTGCGAGGTCAAGTGAGCCTCGATCGCGCGGGCTACGTGCGCGCGCGGGCCGGAGGCGGGACGACCCTCCCCGGCGTGTTCGCAGCAGGGGACGTCTGCTCCCCGCTCTGGCCCTCGATCGCGAACGCCGCCGGCCAGGGCGCCGCGGCGGCATGGGAGATCGCGAGGTATTTGGGGAGGGTCAAGGGGTAG
- a CDS encoding glycosyltransferase, with product MALARSRVSCASSPAFRVSKRASHRLWPTRSSAISSPRPWRWSSARDTCVSRCAGWSNAPSSSRKRDAERPAPQSRHPRATGSVPSVSIVLPTRDRPARLREALERVARQTHPELELVLVRDGGAPLSAEVIGLLDRLEFPARVLDHDDPPEGLAASRDRGIRASRADSIAFLDDDDLWEPGHVARLSAALDRDPGVDVAYTDAWVLNEESGGRRTLAQDFELEVFMRDSFIPPSAILARRSAFDRFGLFDTEIPYSEDWDWLLRVALGQGRIQRVPGASVTIRIHKGGMSQLHNSDHAAGRRQSLDILSNRYGLPPIELKTFWEVAGDLCPEANSSTR from the coding sequence GTGGCATTGGCGCGATCGCGCGTCTCGTGCGCGAGCTCGCCTGCGTTCCGCGTCTCCAAGAGAGCCTCACACAGGCTGTGGCCGACGCGATCGAGCGCGATCTCGAGCCCGCGTCCGTGGAGGTGGTCATCCGCGCGCGACACCTGTGTCTCGAGATGCGCGGGGTGGAGCAACGCGCCCTCCTCATCACGGAAGCGAGACGCGGAGCGCCCGGCGCCTCAAAGCCGTCACCCCAGGGCCACCGGTAGCGTGCCTTCCGTTTCCATCGTCCTTCCTACCCGAGATCGGCCCGCCCGACTCCGCGAAGCGCTCGAGCGCGTCGCGCGGCAGACGCACCCCGAGCTGGAACTGGTGCTCGTGCGGGACGGCGGCGCGCCGCTCAGCGCGGAAGTGATCGGTCTCTTGGACCGGCTGGAATTCCCGGCACGGGTCCTGGATCACGACGATCCGCCGGAGGGGCTGGCCGCATCGCGGGACCGCGGCATCCGTGCCTCCCGCGCGGACTCGATCGCATTCCTGGACGACGACGATCTGTGGGAGCCGGGACATGTCGCGCGGCTTTCGGCGGCGCTGGACCGCGATCCCGGTGTGGACGTGGCCTATACCGATGCCTGGGTCTTGAACGAGGAGAGCGGGGGACGGCGCACCCTCGCGCAAGATTTCGAGCTGGAAGTCTTCATGCGCGACAGCTTCATCCCGCCGAGCGCGATCCTGGCGCGGCGGAGCGCCTTCGATCGATTCGGGCTCTTCGACACCGAGATCCCCTACTCCGAAGACTGGGACTGGCTCCTGCGCGTCGCCCTCGGACAGGGGCGCATCCAGCGCGTTCCCGGCGCATCGGTCACGATCCGAATCCACAAAGGCGGCATGAGCCAGCTTCACAATTCCGACCACGCCGCCGGCCGCAGGCAGAGCCTCGACATTCTTTCGAACCGATACGGTCTCCCGCCGATCGAGCTCAAGACATTCTGGGAGGTCGCGGGTGACCTATGCCCCGAAGCGAACAGCTCGACGCGTTGA
- a CDS encoding HDIG domain-containing protein, with protein MSRHETQTRNGLPPRDEILALLHKHTEGPGLRKHALAVESVMRAYAKRFGEDPELWGATGLLHDFDYEKHPTPEDHPRFGCGVLRERGYPESMIEAILGHASYTGTPRVTPMAKALFAVDELCGLITATALVQPNKKLGEVSPDSVMKKMRTRSFARSVNREEIEQGALELGVPLEEHITFVLSALQAEAGALGL; from the coding sequence ATGAGCCGACACGAGACCCAAACAAGAAACGGGCTCCCGCCCCGCGACGAGATCCTGGCCCTCCTCCACAAGCACACCGAGGGACCGGGTCTGCGAAAGCACGCTCTTGCGGTCGAATCCGTGATGCGGGCTTACGCGAAGCGATTCGGTGAGGATCCGGAGCTTTGGGGCGCGACGGGGCTCCTCCACGATTTCGATTACGAGAAGCATCCGACCCCCGAGGATCATCCGCGGTTCGGATGCGGCGTTCTTCGCGAGCGGGGCTACCCCGAGTCCATGATCGAGGCGATCCTGGGTCATGCGAGCTACACAGGAACGCCCCGGGTGACGCCGATGGCGAAGGCCCTCTTCGCCGTGGACGAGCTGTGCGGGCTCATCACCGCGACCGCGCTCGTCCAGCCGAACAAGAAGCTCGGGGAGGTGTCTCCCGACTCGGTGATGAAGAAGATGCGCACGCGGAGCTTCGCGCGATCCGTGAATCGCGAGGAGATCGAGCAGGGCGCGCTGGAGCTCGGCGTTCCATTGGAAGAACACATCACGTTCGTTCTGTCGGCGCTCCAGGCCGAAGCCGGGGCGCTCGGGCTATGA
- a CDS encoding valine--tRNA ligase codes for MSEIELSKVYDHTEAERRWYDHWLDRGYFRPRDGEGPSFVTLIPPPNVTGSLTIGHAFNHTLQDVLARWQRMTGVPTLWLPGTDHAGIATQNVVERELAEEGKTRHDLGREAFLDVVWKWKEHYHERITAQMRRIGDSVDWSRERFTMDQGLSRAVREVFVCLYKKGLIYRGNRIINWCPRCLTALSDEEVDHRETEGKLYHLMYPIKGTQKHIVVATTRPETMLGDVAVAVHPKDKRYAPLRGKTAILPFLRREIPIIFDESVDPKFGTGAVKVTPAHDPNDFELGQRHGLTPIVVMDPSATMNENAGDFRGLSREEARARIVEALEDRGLLARVEPHRYAIGHCQRCDSVVEPYLSLQWFVSMKPLAKPALEAIDKGDLTILPRRWEKVYVRWLEGIRDWCISRQLWWGHRIPVWTCAGCSEAIVEVDAPSRCPKCGGSELKQDEDVLDTWFSSWLWPFSTLGWPEETEDLKRFYPSSVLITGPDIIFFWVARMVMAGYEFMGRAPFPVVYLHGIVRDAQGRKMSKSLGNSADPIEIAEKYGADSLRLTLLLLSPQGSDIHFSEERVDLGRHFANKLWNAFRLVAPYLKGYTPDEQAARPFLTDADHWILSVLGTTVRQVTRNLRTYRIGDAAKDIYDFTWRELCDWYLEMAKPRLYAGADAPGAQAVRFTAQRVFGTVLRLLHPFMPFLSEELWHALPGTEGDVCVAEWPAPARTANKEAEAKIELLKEVVGAIRNLRSEMNIAPARKTPVLIRATGPESDLIRDQADMITLLGKAERLEVSATLKKPAVSASTVVRGHEIFLPLEGLIDVETERKRLERELGKVMRDFDQSMRKLQNEDFLGKAKKDVVERERTRLESLGATKEKLERNLEVLR; via the coding sequence ATGAGTGAAATCGAGCTGTCGAAGGTCTACGACCACACCGAGGCCGAGCGCCGGTGGTACGACCATTGGCTGGACCGCGGCTACTTCCGCCCGCGCGACGGCGAGGGACCTTCTTTCGTCACGCTGATCCCCCCGCCGAATGTGACGGGCAGCCTCACCATCGGCCACGCGTTCAATCACACGCTCCAGGACGTGCTCGCTCGCTGGCAGCGCATGACCGGCGTGCCGACTCTCTGGCTTCCCGGCACCGACCACGCCGGGATCGCGACCCAAAACGTCGTCGAGCGGGAGCTCGCCGAGGAGGGGAAGACGCGCCACGATCTGGGACGCGAGGCTTTCTTGGACGTGGTGTGGAAGTGGAAAGAGCACTACCACGAGCGCATCACGGCTCAAATGCGACGAATCGGCGACTCGGTGGACTGGTCGCGCGAGCGCTTCACGATGGACCAAGGGCTCTCGCGGGCGGTGCGCGAGGTCTTCGTGTGCCTCTACAAGAAGGGGCTGATCTACCGCGGCAACCGAATCATCAATTGGTGCCCTCGCTGCCTGACGGCGCTTTCCGACGAGGAAGTGGATCACCGGGAGACGGAGGGGAAGCTCTATCACCTGATGTATCCGATCAAGGGGACCCAGAAGCACATCGTGGTCGCGACCACACGCCCGGAAACGATGCTGGGAGACGTGGCGGTCGCGGTCCATCCCAAGGACAAGCGCTACGCCCCGCTCCGGGGCAAGACCGCGATCCTGCCTTTCTTGCGCCGCGAGATCCCGATCATCTTCGACGAGTCGGTCGATCCCAAGTTCGGCACCGGCGCCGTGAAGGTGACCCCGGCGCACGATCCGAACGACTTCGAGCTGGGCCAGCGGCACGGGCTGACCCCGATCGTCGTGATGGATCCGTCCGCCACGATGAACGAAAACGCCGGAGACTTCCGCGGCTTGAGCCGCGAGGAGGCGCGCGCCCGGATCGTCGAGGCGCTGGAAGACCGGGGCCTGCTGGCGCGGGTGGAGCCCCACCGCTATGCGATCGGGCATTGCCAGCGCTGCGACTCCGTCGTGGAGCCGTATCTATCGCTGCAGTGGTTCGTGTCCATGAAGCCGCTCGCGAAGCCCGCGCTCGAAGCGATCGACAAGGGCGACCTCACGATCCTTCCGCGCCGCTGGGAGAAGGTCTACGTGCGGTGGCTCGAAGGGATCCGCGACTGGTGCATCTCGCGCCAGCTCTGGTGGGGGCACCGGATCCCGGTGTGGACCTGCGCGGGCTGCTCGGAGGCGATCGTCGAAGTGGACGCGCCGTCCCGCTGCCCCAAGTGCGGCGGCTCCGAATTGAAGCAGGACGAAGACGTGCTGGACACATGGTTCTCCTCCTGGCTCTGGCCCTTTTCGACGCTCGGCTGGCCCGAAGAGACCGAGGACCTGAAGCGCTTCTACCCATCGAGCGTTCTCATCACCGGGCCGGACATCATCTTCTTCTGGGTGGCCCGGATGGTCATGGCGGGATACGAGTTCATGGGGCGCGCTCCCTTCCCGGTGGTTTATCTGCACGGGATCGTCCGCGACGCGCAGGGCCGAAAGATGTCGAAGTCGCTCGGGAATTCGGCCGATCCGATCGAGATCGCCGAGAAGTACGGCGCCGACTCGCTCCGGCTCACGCTGCTGCTTCTCTCGCCTCAAGGCTCCGACATCCATTTCTCCGAGGAGCGGGTGGACTTAGGACGGCATTTCGCGAACAAGCTCTGGAACGCGTTCCGGCTCGTCGCCCCGTACCTCAAGGGCTATACGCCCGACGAGCAAGCGGCGCGTCCGTTCCTGACGGACGCGGATCATTGGATCCTGAGCGTGCTCGGAACGACCGTTCGTCAGGTGACCAGAAATCTCAGGACCTACCGCATCGGTGACGCCGCCAAGGACATCTACGATTTCACCTGGCGCGAGCTGTGCGACTGGTATCTCGAGATGGCGAAGCCGCGCCTCTACGCGGGAGCCGATGCGCCGGGCGCCCAGGCGGTGCGCTTCACGGCCCAGCGCGTGTTCGGGACGGTGCTGAGGCTTCTGCATCCCTTCATGCCGTTTCTCTCCGAGGAGCTCTGGCACGCCCTTCCGGGCACGGAGGGGGATGTCTGCGTGGCGGAGTGGCCGGCACCGGCGCGCACCGCAAACAAGGAGGCCGAAGCGAAGATCGAGCTCCTGAAAGAGGTGGTGGGGGCGATTCGGAATCTCCGTTCGGAGATGAACATCGCGCCAGCGCGGAAGACGCCGGTCCTGATCCGCGCCACCGGTCCGGAGTCGGACCTCATTCGCGACCAGGCGGACATGATCACCCTCCTGGGCAAGGCGGAGCGTCTGGAGGTGAGCGCCACGTTGAAGAAGCCCGCGGTGTCCGCATCCACCGTGGTACGGGGTCACGAGATCTTTCTGCCCCTCGAGGGGTTGATCGACGTGGAGACCGAGCGGAAGCGCCTCGAGAGGGAGCTGGGCAAGGTCATGCGGGACTTCGACCAATCAATGCGCAAGCTCCAGAACGAGGACTTCCTGGGCAAGGCGAAAAAGGACGTCGTGGAGCGCGAGCGCACGCGCCTTGAATCGCTGGGCGCGACGAAGGAGAAACTGGAACGGAACCTCGAGGTGCTGCGGTGA
- a CDS encoding DUF4139 domain-containing protein — MRSAIRPSGRFRAALAVWTACAWACGYAGLASGAPPKREPLTAQADPVGRDVAVTVYKDNVGVVKDRRKVAVPAGESDLRFAEVASSMDPTSVHLRSLGRADVQILWQDYRYDLASTDKLLEKYVDQPIEIATKDEQVKGGTLLAYDPMSLVIQTGGGAIALVTRAEVRQVGLRELPTGLITRPTLLWRVRAPNGGERELEVSYLTGGMDWHAEYVAVLEEDGSSLELSGWASVENRSGATYDNAKLKLIAGTIHRASMPRPIPYLEGIRAMAKQEAEVQERGFFEYHLYELPQRATLANNEVKQVGLFHASGVRSIRKFTYDGSLDGSQVQVRMEFQNDAPSGLGMPLPEGVVRVFQRDTDGSLEMVGEDRIQHTAKNQTVRVSVGSAFDIAAERKQTDFRQISSKVSESSYEITLTSHRKEAVEVIVTEHGDGHWEIVKSTAPHQKKDSRTFEFRARCEPEKPFTVAYTIRAQA, encoded by the coding sequence GTGAGGTCCGCGATCCGTCCCTCGGGGCGGTTCCGAGCGGCGCTCGCGGTGTGGACCGCGTGCGCGTGGGCGTGCGGGTACGCGGGCCTTGCCTCCGGAGCGCCGCCGAAGCGGGAACCCCTGACGGCGCAGGCCGACCCCGTCGGCCGGGACGTGGCGGTCACCGTGTACAAGGACAACGTCGGAGTCGTCAAGGATCGCCGGAAGGTTGCGGTGCCCGCCGGCGAATCGGATCTCAGGTTCGCCGAGGTTGCGTCGAGCATGGATCCGACCTCCGTGCACTTGCGCTCCCTGGGGAGGGCCGACGTTCAGATTCTCTGGCAGGACTACCGGTACGACCTGGCGAGCACCGACAAGCTGCTCGAGAAGTACGTCGATCAGCCCATCGAGATCGCGACCAAGGACGAGCAGGTGAAAGGCGGGACCCTCCTCGCGTACGACCCGATGTCGCTCGTGATTCAGACCGGGGGCGGCGCGATTGCGCTCGTGACCCGCGCGGAGGTGCGGCAAGTAGGGCTCCGCGAGCTTCCAACAGGCTTGATCACACGCCCGACTCTGCTCTGGCGGGTCCGCGCGCCGAACGGCGGAGAGCGCGAGCTCGAGGTGTCCTACCTGACGGGCGGCATGGACTGGCACGCGGAATACGTTGCGGTCCTGGAGGAGGACGGATCCAGCCTCGAGCTTTCGGGCTGGGCTTCGGTCGAAAACCGTTCGGGGGCGACGTACGACAACGCGAAGCTCAAGCTCATCGCCGGGACCATCCACCGGGCCTCCATGCCGCGCCCGATTCCCTACCTGGAAGGGATTCGGGCCATGGCCAAACAGGAGGCGGAGGTGCAGGAACGCGGGTTTTTCGAATACCACCTCTACGAGCTGCCCCAGCGGGCGACGCTCGCGAACAACGAGGTGAAGCAGGTTGGATTGTTCCACGCCTCCGGCGTCCGCTCGATTCGGAAATTCACCTACGACGGCTCCTTGGACGGCAGCCAGGTCCAGGTCCGGATGGAATTTCAGAACGATGCGCCCTCCGGACTCGGCATGCCCCTCCCGGAGGGGGTTGTGCGGGTCTTCCAGCGTGATACGGACGGCTCGCTGGAGATGGTGGGGGAGGACCGCATCCAACATACGGCGAAGAACCAGACGGTCCGGGTTTCGGTGGGCTCCGCCTTCGACATCGCGGCCGAGCGCAAGCAGACCGACTTTCGGCAGATCAGCTCGAAGGTGAGCGAGTCCTCCTATGAGATCACGCTCACCAGCCACAGGAAGGAAGCGGTGGAAGTTATCGTGACCGAGCACGGGGACGGTCACTGGGAAATCGTGAAATCCACCGCGCCGCATCAGAAGAAGGACTCGCGGACCTTCGAATTCAGGGCTCGATGCGAACCCGAGAAGCCGTTCACGGTCGCGTACACGATCCGGGCGCAGGCGTGA
- the uvrB gene encoding excinuclease ABC subunit UvrB — MRTREAVHGRVHDPGAGVSAERLHASGAGPPSREGGRSARADTFPGRDLTPAGFKLVAPYRPLGDQPRAIEELTEGLKRGDRYQTLLGVTGSGKTFTIANVIQAAARPTLVISHNKTLAAQLYAEFKSFFPENAVGYFVSYYDYYQPEAYVPQTNTYIEKDASINDDIDRLRLAATSALFERRDVIVVASVSCIYGLGSPEDFRREMLLVRVGDRITRDAILAQLVHNQYTRNDLDLKRGTFRARGDVVEVHPAYEETAIRIELFGDDVERIAVFDPLTGKTLKPITTAAIYPAKHFVTTPVRIQEGTRLIREELTERLEVLRAEGKLLEAQRLKMRTEYDLEMLNEIGYCAGIENYSRPLSGRKPGERPQCLLDYFPEDFLLIVDESHVTIPQIGGMYEGDRSRKQTLVDYGFRLPSALDNRPLRFDEFERLTGQTIYVSATPSDYELKKSGGVIVEQIIRPTGLIDPRISIRPTKGQIDDLLEEIKRRVERGERVLVTTLTKRMSEDLTEYLFQAGVNVRYIHSDIDAIERVEILRALRLQRVDVLVGINLLREGLDLPEVSLVAILDADKEGFLRSETSLIQTSGRAARHINGEVILYADQVTGSMRRALEEMNRRREAQVRYNEAHGITPQTIVKSLDEVLRSTTVADAGTPLAPEDLLPSDALRLDRESLIELLEREMLAAAAREEFEAAASLRDRLDELRLEAGKERSHAPRIDRRTSGPDRVDRGHRGRGRNDRSRH; from the coding sequence ATGCGAACCCGAGAAGCCGTTCACGGTCGCGTACACGATCCGGGCGCAGGCGTGAGCGCGGAGCGATTGCACGCTTCGGGGGCCGGGCCCCCTTCGCGCGAGGGAGGGCGCTCCGCACGCGCGGACACGTTCCCCGGCCGGGATCTGACCCCCGCCGGGTTCAAGCTGGTCGCCCCCTATCGGCCGCTGGGGGATCAACCCCGCGCGATCGAGGAGCTGACCGAGGGACTGAAGCGCGGCGACCGCTACCAGACGCTCCTGGGCGTCACCGGCTCGGGGAAAACCTTCACGATCGCCAACGTGATTCAGGCGGCGGCCCGGCCCACGCTCGTGATCTCCCACAACAAGACCCTCGCCGCGCAGCTCTACGCGGAGTTCAAGAGCTTCTTCCCGGAGAACGCGGTGGGCTACTTCGTCTCCTACTACGACTACTACCAGCCCGAGGCGTACGTCCCGCAGACGAATACCTACATCGAGAAGGACGCCTCCATCAACGACGACATCGACCGTCTGCGTCTGGCCGCGACGAGCGCGCTCTTCGAGCGGCGGGACGTGATCGTGGTGGCGAGCGTTTCCTGCATCTACGGCTTGGGCTCGCCGGAAGATTTCCGTCGCGAGATGCTCCTCGTCCGGGTGGGGGATCGGATCACGCGCGATGCCATCCTGGCCCAGCTCGTCCACAACCAGTACACGCGGAACGACTTGGACCTGAAGCGCGGGACCTTCCGCGCGCGGGGTGACGTGGTCGAGGTCCATCCTGCCTACGAAGAAACGGCGATCCGGATCGAGCTTTTCGGAGACGACGTGGAGCGGATCGCGGTCTTCGATCCCCTCACCGGGAAGACGCTCAAGCCGATCACCACGGCGGCGATCTACCCCGCGAAGCACTTCGTTACCACGCCGGTCCGGATCCAGGAGGGGACCCGGCTCATCCGGGAGGAGCTGACGGAGCGTCTGGAGGTGCTCCGCGCGGAGGGGAAGCTCCTCGAGGCGCAGAGGCTCAAGATGCGAACCGAATACGATCTCGAGATGCTGAACGAGATCGGCTACTGCGCCGGAATCGAGAACTACTCGCGCCCGCTTTCCGGACGGAAGCCCGGGGAGCGGCCGCAATGTCTCCTCGACTATTTCCCGGAGGATTTCCTCCTGATCGTCGACGAGTCCCACGTCACCATTCCCCAGATCGGGGGCATGTACGAAGGGGACCGCTCGCGAAAGCAGACGCTGGTCGACTACGGCTTCCGGCTCCCCTCCGCGCTCGACAATCGCCCCCTCCGGTTCGACGAGTTCGAGCGGCTCACGGGGCAGACGATCTACGTGTCGGCGACGCCGAGCGACTACGAGCTCAAGAAATCGGGCGGCGTCATCGTGGAGCAGATCATCCGCCCGACGGGCCTCATCGATCCCAGGATCTCGATCCGGCCGACGAAGGGTCAGATCGATGATCTTCTCGAAGAGATCAAGCGGCGCGTGGAACGTGGGGAGCGCGTGCTCGTGACGACGCTCACGAAGAGGATGTCGGAGGACCTGACCGAGTACCTGTTCCAGGCGGGCGTGAACGTGCGCTACATCCATTCCGACATCGACGCCATCGAGCGCGTGGAGATCCTGCGCGCGCTGAGGCTTCAAAGGGTGGACGTGCTCGTGGGGATCAACCTGCTCCGGGAGGGCCTCGACCTCCCCGAAGTGTCGCTGGTCGCGATTCTGGACGCCGACAAGGAAGGATTCTTGAGATCGGAGACCTCGCTGATCCAGACCTCCGGGCGCGCGGCGCGCCACATCAACGGCGAGGTGATCCTCTACGCGGACCAGGTCACCGGTTCCATGCGGCGGGCGCTCGAGGAGATGAACCGCCGGCGCGAGGCGCAGGTCCGCTACAACGAGGCGCACGGGATCACGCCGCAGACCATCGTGAAGTCCCTCGACGAGGTGCTCCGGAGCACGACGGTGGCGGACGCGGGCACGCCGCTTGCCCCCGAGGATCTTCTTCCAAGCGACGCGCTTCGCCTGGATCGTGAATCACTGATCGAGCTGCTCGAGCGGGAGATGCTCGCTGCGGCGGCTCGCGAAGAATTCGAGGCGGCGGCGTCCCTGCGCGACCGCCTCGACGAGCTCCGGCTTGAAGCCGGGAAGGAGCGTTCGCATGCGCCTCGAATCGATCGCCGCACCTCTGGTCCGGATCGCGTTGACCGAGGACATCGGGGGCGGGGACGCAACGACCGAAGTCGTCATTGA
- the nadC gene encoding carboxylating nicotinate-nucleotide diphosphorylase has product MRLESIAAPLVRIALTEDIGGGDATTEVVIDPKARVRAHIEARGKGVLAGNTVAAIAFAELDPEVEIDWLAPEGSEVKPGIKIAEIRGRARAILSAERVALNFLQRLSGVATLTRAFLRAVEGTDVQILDTRKTTPSLRMLEKHATQVGGALNHRFGLFDGMLIKENHARVAGGLTRAVEKARARSLGLPVMAEARTVEDAEILATLGVDRILLDNFTPGQVAVAVKRIRALAKGGKLEPARGTVGSARRGGSAKGGGATAVAVPDAMPEIEVSGGIRLENVRDFALPGVKYISVGALTHSAPALDLSLLVADVS; this is encoded by the coding sequence ATGCGCCTCGAATCGATCGCCGCACCTCTGGTCCGGATCGCGTTGACCGAGGACATCGGGGGCGGGGACGCAACGACCGAAGTCGTCATTGACCCCAAGGCCCGCGTCCGCGCGCACATCGAAGCGCGCGGCAAGGGTGTCCTCGCGGGGAACACGGTCGCCGCGATCGCCTTCGCGGAGCTGGACCCCGAGGTCGAGATCGACTGGCTCGCTCCGGAGGGATCCGAGGTCAAGCCGGGCATCAAGATCGCCGAAATCCGCGGACGGGCGCGCGCGATCCTGAGCGCGGAGCGCGTCGCGCTCAATTTCCTCCAGCGTCTCTCCGGCGTGGCGACGCTGACCCGCGCGTTCCTCCGCGCTGTGGAGGGGACCGACGTCCAGATCCTGGACACGCGAAAAACGACGCCGAGTCTACGCATGCTCGAGAAACACGCGACCCAGGTGGGCGGGGCCCTGAACCACCGCTTCGGCCTCTTCGATGGGATGCTGATCAAGGAGAACCACGCCCGTGTCGCCGGGGGGCTGACGCGCGCGGTGGAAAAGGCGCGGGCGCGCTCGCTCGGCCTTCCGGTCATGGCCGAGGCGCGCACCGTCGAAGACGCGGAGATCCTCGCGACCCTGGGAGTCGATCGCATCCTCCTCGACAACTTCACGCCGGGGCAGGTCGCGGTGGCGGTGAAGCGCATCCGGGCGCTGGCCAAAGGAGGAAAGCTCGAGCCCGCGCGGGGCACGGTCGGGAGCGCGCGGCGCGGCGGATCCGCCAAGGGGGGCGGCGCGACGGCGGTAGCGGTGCCCGATGCGATGCCGGAAATCGAAGTATCCGGAGGCATCCGCCTCGAGAACGTGCGCGACTTCGCATTGCCGGGTGTCAAGTACATCTCCGTCGGGGCGCTCACCCACTCCGCCCCGGCGTTGGATCTCTCGCTTCTGGTCGCGGATGTCTCGTAG